The region TTATAGCTTTACTAACTATCAGAATAtgtgtatgtgaatgtttgtggtatgctctgggaaattcactaagcatttcccttacaggttgttgatttgtttcaggtactcttGAGCCCCAAAggcaaaggcaaggcgtgatggcgtGGCATGCACTATATCTCTCTTTTTAGTGTTTGGGACCCTCtgatgtttttttattaaaagagagagagagagagagagagagagagagagagagagagagagaacaatgaacaatgatgtaatgaatgtggatttgaaaacaaatgtCTTGGGAATTTATGGTTTATGAGATTGGTTTTgattaactaaaaatgaaaattttctttggaaaaattgggtcgttacggAGCATGTCAATATGAAACATCGCGATGTAAATTTCATGGTAGGCGAACAGGTGTATGTTAAATTAAAATTGTATCGACAACTATCGGTGACAAAAAGAATTCATCAGAAATTGGTTGATCGTTTCTTTCTTCCCTTCAAAATTGCAGTTGAGGTGGGCCGGCCGCATACAAAATGGAGTTACAACCAATATCCAAGATTCACCatgtgtttcattaaaaaaaaaaagcaatataGGGCTTACGGAATCAACTATGCCACCAGAGTTGGATTTAAGTGATGCGAAATAGTGATTCCTATGGCTATTTCGGCAACACAACACTGTCCAGGAACAACATGACCGGTCGAACAATGGTTGGTCCAATAGCAAGGGGGAACAATTGAGGACAAGACTTTGTTTGAACGAGGGAGTAAAGATGTGAATTCATAATTGTTGGGCCATGACCCAAATAAACCAAGGGTATTCCATGGCTAGAGGGGCAAAATAAAGAAAGTGGCTAGAAAAGTTGTTAGAGAGCTCGGTTTTTAAAAAGCTGAAGGATTTTTCCCAAACAACCAGATGATTGGAACATTAAAATTGGGATCTTCAATGCTCATACTACTACAATGGAGACAAAACAAACCATAAGTTCATTACATTCATCAATATTAAATTAATCTTAACTACAATTCCAATTCAAAAAGCAACATAAATACCCAAGTGTGTGATCAAATGTTGAACGCTAAATGATGGGCGTAGGCCTATTTGAGGCATTAAATACGCGAACGTTGCTAGTTTTCgctaattttcaaaagaaaaaaaaaatacatgaaaaCAGAAGGAACACACAAGGGTCTGTTTGTATTATTTCTTGTATACAGATATTCTTTCTGCACACAGTTTGTATTTCTTCATTTTCTCTTGGGGTTGATACTTTGATAGGTTAGCCTTAGCCATGATTTTTTATTCATGATTTTAGTAGATCAAAAATGTCTGAAATCTGGTTTGTGTAAATTTGTGGTTGAATACGATTTGAGGGGTCTTGTAGTGTTGACTGGCTTGTCACACCTGCAACCATTATTAACATATCTATTAAATAGAAAATTCTACCTAACTATAGCAAGGTCATCGATCCACAAGATGCTAATACGAAAAAGAAATTGTATAATTGCGTTAAAAGATGTGAATAATGTTCTAATAGATTAAAATGGACCTGAAAGAACAAGAAGTGTTCTGCAGCCAGCATTTTGTCCAAATAAAATGTCAGTGTCTAATCTGTCACCTACCATGCACATTCTAGATGTGGGAATATTGTATCTGCAAAGTCAACTCAACAGTCAACAGtcaacataacatacatacttcTGAAAATAGAAAATGAAGTTGATTGGCTAGACTTACTTCTTTTGTAAGAAGTCCATCAAAAAGGTTGATGGTTTTCCAACTACAATTGGTTCTTTCTCTGTTGCCCCACACACCGCAGCAACCATACACCCAGCACCTAACAATACAATAACATTGCAACACTCAACACTTAAAATTACCATATTGCCCTTAAAAAAGTGGGACAGAGTGCatgcaaaagacgtaaatgcccttacCTGGCCATTCTTGTAAATCAGTCATATTGCCAGTGGCATCACGGTTGGTAGCAATGAAAATGCATCCTGGATTCTCACGTATGCAAAGAGTTGCATATCTGCACATTACACACCACTTTTAACAATTTATTTAACTTCATATAAAAAGCGATGACTAATCTTTCTTACTTACTGTAGTTTGTAATAGTTTAAATTCGGATCAATCCCCACCACAACTGCTCCAACCTAGAATcatcaatttaattttttttttaaaaaaaggtaATATTATTAAGGAGGAAAAGAAAATTGTTTAGAATGATTAAGGACAAGTTACATTTTTATCATGCTCAAAGAGAGTGTTTGCTTTAAGCTGCACAGTTTTTGCCCCATCTTCCTGCAGAtccatatataatataatatatttaaagtCAACAATGAAGAAAGGGAATTAAGACAAGTAAATGCTTACTGGACCACCATGCCCAGTAAATCCAGCAAGTTTTAGCTCTTCCAATATGCCTTCCCCACCTATTACATACACCTACACCAACATATATAATGGATTACTTTGAGATCACAACATAAATCTTGAAAAACAAGATCTGTAATAAAAACTTGTAAATACTGACATTCTTCTGTGGAGGAAATTCATTGACTTTCAAGTACATGGCTGCAGCAAATGAAGAAGAAAATATCTCCTCCTGCAATTAACCACTATCAGGCTGAGTATTGCATTCGCTTACAAGTTACAACTCAGGCAACATAATGGAACATAACAATTAACAAACCTCAGTAACTGGGATTCCAAGGGATTGGAACTTGTGAGCATATTGTTTTCTAGACTTCATTGAATTATTTGTTACAAAAACCAACTTCTTCCCCTGTAATATCATAAGCTATGAAAACTTATATATCCAACTTCAACAACAAGAGCAACCACAAAAATCTTGAGATTATCACAACTCTAAGATTATTTCATTTATCACATAAAAAAAGAGCATATCAATCGATAGCAGGTTGATAGATATGAAAAGTGTCCATTTCATCTTAGATCATAGTCATTGTACACTTGACAGATGTTTAATCAATACACTTTTTttcgcaaaaaaaaaaataataaattgattAAATTAATACACTGGGAAATTTACGACCTTTGATCTAAGCAACTCCAATGTTTCCGGAACGCCATCAATCAGTGTATCTCCCTTCCATATTACACCTAATCATTAACACAAACTCACAGCATTATTAACATATCAATGATTCGTAATACGTAGTATTCCCTGTTCTAGATAATCAATGAATAAGCTACAGTTTCATTAAGAAGTTGGTGTCAAACTGTGGTAGTAGATTGACATCAAAACCTTTCTTCGAAGAGAGTATTTCATAAAGGCAAACATATTGGAGCAAGAAATAAAGAGACAAACGTACCATCGCAGTCGAGGAGGAAAGCATCCACTGAATCCAAGAGTTCCCGGGCGTTGGTGAGAGATAGAGGCTGGCAAGCTGCTGTTGATTCAACGTCAGCCATGATTGATGATTGGTAACTTCACTCgccgagaagaagaagaaagaattt is a window of Lactuca sativa cultivar Salinas chromosome 1, Lsat_Salinas_v11, whole genome shotgun sequence DNA encoding:
- the LOC111883666 gene encoding phosphoglycolate phosphatase 2, encoding MADVESTAACQPLSLTNARELLDSVDAFLLDCDGVIWKGDTLIDGVPETLELLRSKGKKLVFVTNNSMKSRKQYAHKFQSLGIPVTEEEIFSSSFAAAMYLKVNEFPPQKNVYVIGGEGILEELKLAGFTGHGGPEDGAKTVQLKANTLFEHDKNVGAVVVGIDPNLNYYKLQYATLCIRENPGCIFIATNRDATGNMTDLQEWPGAGCMVAAVCGATEKEPIVVGKPSTFLMDFLQKKYNIPTSRMCMVGDRLDTDILFGQNAGCRTLLVLSGVTSQSTLQDPSNRIQPQIYTNQISDIFDLLKS